CCCACCCTATAACAATCTATTTAATACCCCAGTCTGTGTATGACACCCACCCTATAACAATCTATTTAATACCCCCAGTCTGTGTATAACACCCTCCCTATAACAATCTATTTACTACCCCAGTCTGTGTATAACACCCTCCCTATACCAATCTATTTAATACCCCAGTCTGTGTATAACACCCTCCCAATAACAATCTATTTAATACCCCAGTCTGCGTATAGCACCCTCCCTATAACAATCTATTTAATACCCCAGTCTGCGTATAACACCCTCCCTATAACAATCTATTTAATACTCCAGTCTGTGTATAACACCTTCCCTATAACAATCTATTTAATACCCCAGTCTGCGTATAACACCCACCCTATAACAATCTATTTAATACTCCAGTATGTGTATAACACCCTCCCTATAACAATCTATTTAATACCCCCAGTCTGTGTATAACAACCTCCCTATAACAATCTATTTAATACCCCTGTCTGCGTATAACACCCTCCCTATAACAATCTATTTAATACCCCAGTCTGTGTATAACACCCTCCCAATAACAATCTATTTAATACCCCAGTCTGTGTATAACACCCTCCCTATAACAATCTATTTAATACCCCAGTCTGCATATAACACCCTCCCTATAACAATCTATTTAATACCCCAGTCTGTGTATAACAACCTCCCTATAACAATCTATTTAATACCCCTGTCTGCGGATAACACCCTCCCTATAACAATCTATTTAATACCCCAGTCTGCATATAACACCCTCCCTATAACAATCTATTTAATACCCCAGTCTGTGTATAACACCCTCCCTATAACAATCTATTTAATACCCCTGTCTGCGTATAACACCCTCCCTATAACAATCTATTTACTACCCCAGTCTGTGTATAACACCCTCCCAATAACAATCTATTTAATACCCCAGTCTGTGTATAACACCCTCCCTATAACAATCTATTTAGTACCCCCAGTCTGTGTAGAACACCCTCCCTATAACAATCTATTTAATACCCCAGTCTGTGTATAACACCCTCCCTATAACAATCTATTTAATACCCCAGTCTGTGTATAACACCCTCCCAATAACAATCTATTTAATACCCCAGTCTGTGTATAACACCCTCCCTATAACAATCTATTTAATACCCCAGTCTGTGTATAACACCCTCCCTATAACAATCTATTTAATACCCCAGTCTGCATATAACACCCTCCCTATAACAATCTATTTAATACCCCTGTCTGCGTATAACACCCTCCCTATAACAATCTATTTACTACCCCAGTCTGTGTATAACACCCTCCCAATAACAATCTATTTAATACCCCAGTCTGCGTATAACACCCTCCCAATAACAATCTATTTAATACCCCAGTCTGTGTATAACACCCTCCCTATAACAATCTATTTAATACCCCAGTCTGTGTATGACACCCTCCCTATAACAATCTATTTAATACTCCAGTCTGTGTATAACACCCTCCCTATAACAATCTATTTAATACCCCTGTCTGTGTATAACACCCTCCCTATAACAATCTATTTAATACCCCAGTCTGTGTATAACACCCTCCCTATAACAATCTATTTAATACCCCAGTCTGTGTATAACACCCACCCTATAACAATCTATTTAATACCCCAGTCTGCATATAACACCCTCCCTATAACAATCTATTTAATACCCCAGTCTGTGTATAACACCCTCCCTATAACAATCTATTTAATACCCCAGTCTGTGTATAACACCCTCCCTATAACAATCTATTTAATACCCCAGGCTGATTATAACACCCTCCCTATAACAATCTATTTAATACCCCAGTCTGTGTATAACACCCTCCCTATAACAATCTATTTAATACCCCAGTCTGTGTATAACACCCTCCCTATAACAATCTATTTAATACCCCAGGCTGATTATAACACCCTCCCTATAACAATCTATTTAATACCCCAGTCTGCATATAACACCCTCCCTATAACAATCTATTTAGTACCCCAGGCTGATTATAACGCAGGACTATCTTGGATGTACTTTGCACACGTTACTGTATTTTCTGTGGAGCTCACAGTAATTCAATACCCGGCCCTGCTTGGCTCTCCGTGTGCTGAGCTCATTCTTAGAAAGCCAGGTCCTCAAATAACACTTCTTAAAGACACAACAATCATTGCAAGGACAGCAGgaacctgcttcattaaactcttaaattattattattattatttataatagcgctgtacaataggtggactaacagacatgtatttgcaacaagatgagctggacacacaggaacagagggtgttgagggccctactcaaacCAGGTTACACCATAGAGCAGGGGTTTCCCAGGATTGAGGGATAACCCAGCTGTGTCTaaagtgttggtttttttttcttcttcttctaaaaataTCTTAGACAAGAtttggtaatccctaaatcctgggctggtagggggtaatccctaaatcctggactgttagggggtacttgaagaGCCCTAGAGCATACAATATAAAACCATAGAAGATCTCAGTCTGTCCAAGGCACAGTGTCCTGCTGTGGTTCCTAGTGTCACTAGTGTCCCAAATATCGTGTTCTTTatctgttttgtatattttagtaTTGACCCGGCTTGCTCTTGGCTACTCGGTTTTCTGGCTTCCATGACCTGGCTTTGTCTCTCGTATTTGTGGATTTCTGGctttccttgaccttggcttgttttgatgttccttgtattgtattgtattctatctatccattctaaggaccggtttattGACCTTTTAAACTGTCTCTATTTCTTCTGGTGGAtttgcattctgcgtgttgggttataATGTTACAGGGAGGGAGGTGCTCTCAGAAATGGTCATATATTGCGATCGATCCAATGCATATTATCATAACCATGTTATCGCACGATCGCTGAgttaagtttttgcaaaagaatatcATGATTTAAGATTTTTGACAAAACGGGGACCAATGATATCGGATGATGGTCTGAGTGCCACCACTTTTATGGCTAGGTTCTCCCAACATGTATCTATCCAGAgaccagggattcattgattaGAAAGTGACCGGTTTAGCTGTGTACTGAGCTTCAGCAAGATTTCTAaaatttgatctggtccacactgattttttatttttaaattagtaaGATGTTTATTAATGACATAGGCACAGGTTTAAAATTTGAATTTCTCTAAATGAGGATTTAGCAAATTTAACATGGTCTGATCTGCATTTGTATTCTGAGAACGAGTGTCATTCGTTATCTTAGCAATCAGGGTGGTGGCACATCcagcaaaataattattaaaaacatttgctacatctagggagtgttgcagggtttggttgtccattttgatAGTGgaaggttgggagtggattgtgaaGGTTTGTATATTCcgtatgactttccaaaagtttcttgggtttgataaGTTATTGTTCAAACgttcactgaaatattgggcttttgccatttttgtttgttttgtgcatgcatttcgccAGTATCTGTAGGCACGgtgatcgttcatggagccagtatgcttgaactttgaccacagtgaatctATAAACTGAATCTCTAAATCTTTAAATGAGGTCAGCTGTAATCCagggcaggtgtgtcccttttaTTCACACTCTAcgcagaggggcatgcaaattccataCTTGCAAGAGCTCGGACTGAAAAAATTCAATTGCTGTGTCTAGATCTCGGATCAGACATAATCTGTGATATGAGAtcatttaaaaaggattcaagattacctTTCTTGAAAGACCTGCTGATTATAATCTCGGGAGGGGATTTAGTGTCCTTTATTTTGCCTTTATTTTGCGTATGCAGTACACTAGACAGTGGTCACTGCaactgttagggagaacgcccgcctcctggattctatcaggagaagtggagagaatccaatcgagcaaggtatgtgtaacggatcacctggcaccccgactgggtacctccgttgaaagatgctcctagcgcttccagaggactccaagcactccaccagacaccataagcaccgcaggctgcagctatctcccttcagaacgaagcaggaacaagctcttacaagagctcagtgattatagcaagggaatatgcctagcatagcaatcccttgtagcagattcccccaataagagacaggactcaagttgagggtaaaaatagaactctctggctgctagcttgcagccctttttattaggtgctcccatgaaggggagggacacacacagtaacgtacattaaccaatcacacaatagttacatcccacacatagccctcccctctacctgtaaactaattatctgtacacacaggaaaatacaattatcctaggtagggaaaatacagtttttacacaacattcataactcccaaaatatacatcacattcgcataaaaatacatatccacaatccattcgggggaacaacatactcaaaaatcatacgaattggaccaggggttcaaaagttagtacaaatgtgcatttgaccttctggaagcatggtttttagaagctcaaactagttccccagaatcctctatcctggagacaatggagaagctgatttaattatatccagggacaaacacagcctccattaagcacattttACCAGccaccaccaaaagacataaaaatacataactcctgttatactaaacagaacccccacattcaacccatccccagatggcttggatctgagcgctcaacatatccaaacagcgtttagatgccacaaacacagttcaaacgccatggggtttaagtttcgtatgggctgatgagagggcccataatcctggggcagcccaataacccacagtatgcccaaataccgtgcataaagggccaaatcgcccagggaccgtagtcacagggtaagaggcgggcaagcagccccctccaaaccacagtggcgaagtggctttcgctacagtatggttatggcttttaatattaatgcgagttggggaggaaactaattgtgttagctgcaaagtcttaaacagcgaacatgatttattatttctaggattcagccaatcaatattaaaatccccAAAAACCTGTTTTGAGCTACAGTTTCACTTAGTAGTTGGGCTATTTCAGAAAGGGAGTACACCGGAGAACttggtgggcggtagattccagcAACAATGATAGTTTTACTGAGCTGGATCTCGATTGTACCAGAAAGGACATCAAAGCAGGGGAGTTATAGTTTTTTTAAAGGGGCGAACTTTATGGAAttttcaacataaataacaacgcTTCCTCCTCTCTTttatctgtcatttctaaaacatgaatacccctgtattgcaatggcggtgtctggtattttagtcgttaaccatgattctgagagcacaatgatttttggtttgtaatgggaacaccaggcttgcagtgcatccagctTAGGGAGAAAGCTacagatgttgcagtgcacaaaagagaggccttttatagtggggagattaggactagaattagctgggggaccagggttagactccacatcatttgcgagggcaagtaacataaggaataggaatttggacttCATTTTTGTTTGGCAGTATAGTGATTGGGagactttataattttgtgagttGGGGTAGGAAGGCTCTTTTTTTATCACCCttcaccagcactcagcagatatgttacagcaacagagcaggccatggtgtatgatcatttgttttccagttgttgaggtgtgtgcttatggcagtagtgtttttattatttttaattcaagtAGTGGGGGTAGGGAATGGAGTGGTTGCACGGGGTAATAAGGGTTGTAGTGGTTGCAGGGGGGTAGAGGCTGTAGCGGGTCCAGGTGTTATAGGGGCTCTACAGGGTACCTGTGTGTAGGGGCTGTATCCCAAATAACACTTCTAAAAGACACAGCAATCATTGCAAGGGCAGCAGgaacctgcttcattaaactcttaaattattattttagtgGGTTTTAGTGGGGTTTTAATGGGTCCAGGAGgaggaggggctgtagtgggtgcagaaggGGTAGTTGTGGGTGCAAGAGGGGTaggtgctgtagtgggtgcaggggggtagtggctttagtgggtgcagcagggtaggggctgtagtgggagcaggggggatagggtcTGTTTTGTGGGTGCAGGGGTTAAAGGCTTTAGCGGTTGCTATGGGGTAGGGGCTTTACTGTGTGTAGGAGCTGTGGTGGCTGTGGTGAATGCCGTGGGGGAGAAGATGTTGTGGGTTCAGGGGGGTAGGAACTGTAGTGGGTGTAGGAGGGTGCAGGGTGCTAGGGGGTAGGGCCTTTAATAGGTGCCAGGGGCGTAAGAGCTTTAGCAGGTGCTTAGGGGTAGAGGATGTTGTGGGTGcggggggtagggactgcaggggctgtagtgggtacagGTAGTTAGGGGCTTTAGTGGGTGCTAatgggcaggggctgtagtgggtgccgtGGGGATACTGGCTTTAGTGAGTGCAGTGGGGAAGGTGCTTTAGTGGGTGCAGTAGGGATAGTGGCTTTAGTAGGTGCAGGTAGTTCGGTGCTTTAGTGGATGCCTGGGGGTAGGGCTTGTAGTTGATGCCTGGGGGTAATAGGAGTAGTATCAAGAGCAGGGATATAGGGAGTGTAGGGGCTCATAGGGGCTTTTGTTGTTAATGGGTTGGAGAGATGGAAGCTGTGAAGGGGCAGTGGGGGGGGATTAGACACTAAATATTTGTAATTGCAACCCCCCCCCGAGTCTTACCTTTGGCCACGGAGGGGGGACTTCTTATCCTTGGGATGGATGCTGGACGTGCTGCCTGTAACACAGATCATGGCAGCTCTGCAGCATATTacttcctgcagaaccagccagacggagctgccctgatcagtgttacaggcagcatACTCCGTGTGGCTGTGCTGATCTGCTAGCAGAGGCTCTGCCGATTTCTTTCAGCCActctgaggggcagcctagtggggtctttggagaagccccttagctgtccctcagtgtgccctgcttGGGGGAGCAGATGTATGGCAGCAGAGGCCGCGaaaggctgtgcgggccccttactGAGTGccggctggctggggagattgtttcacttcccagctcagccattacttactgcagcaggGACGGGCGccccagagcctcgggccctcggtccatgaccaatTTGCCCgggtgctcagtccgcccctgccttgggtcaagaagctattaccccacaaattaaaaattctatccttgaatattatgtttttgcaagtatgtatccagttgctgtttaaacttctgtatagactctgataaaaccacctttcCACCTTGAAGTGTTGTCTTACATGTGTCTAACTGTTCAGCTTCCATAGACCATATTCAGAGGCTTCTGATAGGGTGATATACTTTGTGGCGTATTCAAACCTCAGCTGATGATTTGATGTGTGTGAATTTAAACGTACCTGATGATTTGGTAAAGTTAAGACATTTCTCATCTCATAATAGTTTTGACTCTTCGTTCTTACATATTTTGAATTATCAGCAATGTTGTACCCAAATCAAATTCAGCTTGGATTGCAGGTCATGTCATGGCGTGATCTTGCAGCCAGTGCATTCAGATGAATACCCTAAGCTTTGGGGTAATTCTAAAACCTCTTTTTGCAGTTTATTATAATCTGACATTGTTATAATgtattaacctccctggcggtaatcCTGAGTAAAAACAATGTATTgctttaacattaaaaaatactgacataatcagaccgccagggaggttaatcgAGCACCAATGAACTCGCACTGCATAGTCTTTGAATAACTAGTGCTCCGCTATATACTGTTCACTATACTGTGCTAGCATCATGTGTTTCTGTTGTTTGTCAGGTTACATGTAATGTTTTTATGGTACAAGCTGTGATTATAGCACAAGGGGTAGGGTGCTGGCTGCTATCTACTTTTAGAGCATTGGGTTTCAGGTAGCGGAAGGTATTTTAGCATTAGAGCCAATGTGATGGGCAAGTATTACTTCATTAGGATAAGGGTTAGAAATCTAGAAATACCCCCTGGGAGGTTCCTTAGGGAAACATGTTGAACATTGTCCATTCTTTGAGTTCTCTGCAGTTACATATTATTTGTGGATTAAGGAGAGATAAGAGCTTGGATTTACCACGTTCCAGCCATTTTTAATCTTACATTTTCCCTCATTTATCTCTACAGGTGTAATGCAACAGTTTGCTATTTCAGAGGCAACGCTCATGGCTTGGTCATCGATGGATGGGGAAGAGGAAAGTGTTAACTCAAACCAAGAAAGACAAAGTGAAACTTACCAGGAACTTCTAGAAAACCAGGGTAAGGGAACATCACAAAACTAAACATGCGATGAAAAACAAGGACATTATctaatattacacacacacacaaaaaaccaaCCCAAAATATGGTGTAAAATATGTCATGAACTACAGACTTGAACAGACACAAACAGGTGGATAGAGCACTGAAAACACAGACATATTTTACACCAAAAAGATAATTTGATGTAGATCTGGATTCATGATCAGACACTAACATACCATAAATAAATCTACAGTTGTGATTTGACACCAGTATACCCTGGAGAGATCTAGAGCATTCTTATTCTCCCCTCTCATTGGTTTCTCCAGTCCTTCTTACTGTGCTATCATCCTCTCTCATTGGTTTCTCCAGTCCTTCTTACTGTGCTATCACCCTCTCTCATTGGTTTCTCCAGTCCCTCTTACTGTACTATCATCCTCTCTCATTGGTTTCTCCAGTCCTTCTTACTGTGCTATCACCCTCTCTCATTGGTTTCTCCAGTCCTTCTTACTGTACTATCTTCCTCTCTCATTGGTTTCTCCAGTCCCTCTTACTGTACTATCACCCTCTCTCATTGGTTTCTCCAGTCCCTCTTACTGTACTATCACCCTCTCTCATTGGTTTCTCCAGTCCCTCTTACTGTACTATCATCCTCTCTCATTGATTTCTCCAGTCCCTCTTACTGTACTATCATCCTCTCTCATTGGTTTTCCAGTCCCTCTTGCTGTACTATCATCCTCTCTCATTGGTTTCTCCAGTCCTTCTTACTGTACTATCTTCCTCTCTCATTGGTTTCTCCAGTCCCTCTTACTGTACTATCACCCTCTCTCATTGGTTTCTCCAGTCCCTCTTACTGTACTATCACCCTCTCTCATTGGTTTCTCCAGTCCCTCTTACTGTACTATCATCCTCTCTCATTGGTTTCTCCAGTCCCTCTTACTGTACTATCATCCTCTCTCATTGATTTCTCCAGTCCCTCTTACTGTACTATCATCCTCTCTCATTGGTTTTCCAGTCCCTCTTGCTGTACTATCATCCTCTCTCATTGGTTTCTCCAGTCCTTCTTACTGTACTATCTTCCTCTCTCATTGGTTTCTCCAGTCCCTCTTACTGTACTATCACCCTCTCTCATTGGTTTCTCCAGTCCCTCTTACTGTACTATCACCCTCTCTCATTGGTTTCTCCAGTCCCTCTTACTGTACTATCATCCTCTCTCATTGGTTTCTCCAGTCCCTCTTACTGTACTATCATCCTCTCTCATTGATTTCTCCAGTCCCTCTTACTGTACTATCATCCTCTCTCATTGGTTTCTCCAGTCCCTCTTACTGTACTATCATCCTCTCTCATTGGTTTCTCCAGTCCCTCTTACTGTACTATTATCCTCTCTCATTGGTTTATCCAGTCCTTCTTACTGTACTATCATCCTCTCTCATTGGATTCTCCAGTCCCTCTTACTGTACTATCATCCCCTCTCATTGATTTCTCCAGTCCCTCTTACTGTACTATCATCCTCTCTCATTGGTTTCTCCAGTCCCTCTTGCTGTACTATCATCCTCTCTCATTGGTTTCTCCAGTCCTTCTTACTGTACTATCATCCACTCTCATTGGTTTCTCCAGTCCCTCTTGCTGTACTATCATTCTCTCTCATTTGTTTCTCCAGTCCCTCTTACTGTACTATCATCCCCTCTCATTTGTTTCTCCAGTCCCTCTTACTGTACTATTATCCTCTCTCATTGGTTTATCCAGTCCTTCTTACTGTACTATCATCCTCTCTCATTGGATTCTCCAGTCCCTCTTACTTTACTATCATCCCCTCTCATTGATTTCTCCAGTCCCTCTTACTGTACTATCATCCTCTCTCATTGGTTTCTCCAGTCCCTCTTGCTGTACTATCATCCTCTCTCATTGGTTTCTCCAGTCCTTCTTACTGTACTATCATCCTCTCTCATTGGTTTCCCAGTCCCTCTTACTGTACTATCACCCTCTCTCATTGGTTTCTCCGGTCCCTCTTACTGTACTATCACCCTCTCTCATTGGTTTCTCCAGTCCCTCTTACTGTACTATCATCCTCTCTCATTGGTTTCTCCGGTCCCTCTTACTGTACTATCATCCTCTCTCATTGGTTTCTCCAGTCCCTCTTACTGTACTATCATCCTCTCTCATTGGTTTCTCCGGTCCCTCTTACTGTACTATCACCCTCTCTCATTGGTTTCTCCAGTCCCTCTTACTGTACTATCATCCTCTCTCATTGGTTTCTCCGGTCCCTCTTACTGTACTATCATCCTCTCTCATTGGTTTCTCCAGTCCCTCTTACTGTACTATCAACCTCTCTCATTGATTTCTCCAGTCCTTCTTACTGTACTATCATCCTCCCTCATTGGTTTCTCCAGTCCATCTTACTGTACTATCATCCTCTCTCTCATTGATTTCTCCAGTCCCTCTTACTGTAACATCATCCTGTCTCATTGGTTTCTCCAGTCCCTCTTACTGTACTATCATCCTCTCTCATTGGTTTCTCCAGTCCCTCTTACTGTACTATCATCCTCTCTCATTGGTTTCTCCAGTCCATCTTACTGTACTATCATCCTCTCTCTCATTGATTTCTCCAGTCCCTCTTACTGTACTATCATCCTGTCTCATTGGTTTCTCCAGTCCCTCTTACTGTACTATCATCCTATCTCATTGGTTTCTCCAGTCCTTCTTACTGTACTATCATCCTGTCTCATTGGTTTCTCCAGTCCCTCTTACTGTACTATCATCCTCTCTCATTGGTTTCTCCAGTCCCTCTTACTGTACTATCATCCTCTCTCATTGGTTTCTCCAGTCCCTCTTACTGTACTATCATCCTCTCTCATTGGTTTCTCCAGTCCCTCTTACTGTACTATCATCCTCTCTCATTGATTTCTCCAGTCCCTCTTACTGTACTATCATCCTCTCTCATTGGTTTCTCCAGTCCCTCTTACTGTCCTATCATCCTCTCTCATTGGTTTCTCCAGTCCTTCTTGCTGTACGCTCATCCTCTCTCATTGATTTCTCCAGTCCTTCTTACTATTCTGTGCTCTCTCATTAGTCTCTCCCATCTTTTTTATggaactctcctcctctctcATTAGTCTCTCCAGTCTTTCTTACTGTTCTATCCCCTCTCATTGATCTCTCCTGCTCTCTCCCAGATAATCttgcacagacacactctgaCTGCTGGCCTCACTCCTATGTGTCCCAAGGACTCTACTGTCTCGGCTCCTCTGAAGCTTGGGCCAGCAGTGAGCAGTCTCTGACCGTGTCTCCGGCACCGACAGGTGGGGTAATAACAAACCCTGGGCCTGAGGGTGAGGAAAAGCAGCTGGAGGATATCTGTGAAATTTCCCACAAGTTGATACAGTCTAAGATCTCCCCATCTGAAGATGACGATGCTCTCTGCCATGATCTGCAGTCTCTTTCTCCAACACGTGAGTGCGACAGCCCCCCACAAAGCCGAAAAGTTTCCGATGTTGCCACATCCGGAGTGCAGTCtggagaggaggaagaggagagagaAATGGAGAACTGACTCACTgtgtgagaaagagagagaggaccAGGAGGAAGGGAAAGAAAGAGAAGACAAGTGTGAGCTCTGGGCATCATTTCTCAAACTGTCTCAGCAGAATGAATGGCGGCAGAATTATAAAAACATACAGTAGGTTATGTCGGTGTGGGGCTAGCAGAGTGCTCTGCAGTGTCAGCACAGCTGTCACACTGCGAAGTTAGCTCCAGCATTTCTTCATGGCACTGTGATATCGGTACCAATGCACTGCAGTGTCCATTCCAGAATTTACCTAACACACTGCAGTGTCAGTACTGGTGTTAGGCAGAGCACTGCACATAATAGGGCTACACAACACACTGCCGTTTTGGTACTGTTGGCTAGAGAGTGCACTGCAATATGTGAAACTTTTTTAATGTGAGGACAATGAAGGTAGGTGGCCCAAACCATTGGCCTACCTAGTCCCCTGTGGGACATTAGTCTTCTCTACCCATAGGGGTGTGTTAAGAGAAGACCCTTAGTTTCAAAACTAGGCCATAATCCCAAGCAAAGCAACACGACCTCAAAACACAACGAAGGAAAAACTCCATTTGCTTTCAACGGGATTCCTTCTCGACAAAGGGCGCTGTTGTTTTGCTTTTGGTATGAGTCTGTCTGCATAATCTGGCCGTTCTTCATTCCGGTTTGTAGGACTTTAATTTGATGACATGAGAAAGTCCATGTAATACACTGTGAGATATATTTCACAAGGTCTCAAAGGATAAAGCAAACCCTTACAGGTATTCACAGCACGGTTTCCATGGTTTCTGCTGTCTAGTGGCTGTGCCATGCAACCCGATATGCAGTACAGTGCCAAGCACACTGACTGTGGCTCTACATGTACACAGGCCTTGGGCTAAAGACCTTTGGAAGCATTGACAAACCCCCTGAGGGGCTCTTTACACCGCTGTATTGACAGTTTGATAAATGATACCCATTTTGTGAGACCG
The DNA window shown above is from Pelobates fuscus isolate aPelFus1 chromosome 10, aPelFus1.pri, whole genome shotgun sequence and carries:
- the FAM131B gene encoding protein FAM131B isoform X3 gives rise to the protein MKDHVTKPTALGSGRVAHMIEWQSWGQPPPPTNESTRMDSDAYSDLSDGEKEARFLAGVMQQFAISEATLMAWSSMDGEEESVNSNQERQSETYQELLENQDNLAQTHSDCWPHSYVSQGLYCLGSSEAWASSEQSLTVSPAPTGGVITNPGPEGEEKQLEDICEISHKLIQSKISPSEDDDALCHDLQSLSPTRECDSPPQSRKVSDVATSGVQSGEEEEEREMEN
- the FAM131B gene encoding protein FAM131B isoform X2 codes for the protein MGCIGSHSTGSDGAALEWKGFKDADQGTTENSSVHGSSTHRPSNELSMEDTTSILPRLKRHSNAYGIGALAKSSVKGVSRTMKDHVTKPTALGSGRVAHMIEWQSWGQPPPPTNESTRMDSDAYSDLSDGEKEARFLAGVMQQFAISEATLMAWSSMDGEEESVNSNQERQSETYQELLENQDNLAQTHSDCWPHSYVSQGLYCLGSSEAWASSEQSLTVSPAPTGGVITNPGPEGEEKQLEDICEISHKLIQSKISPSEDDDALCHDLQSLSPTRECDSPPQSRKVSDVATSGVQSGEEEEEREMEN
- the FAM131B gene encoding protein FAM131B isoform X1; protein product: MGCIGSHSTGSDGAALEWKGFKDADQGTTENSSVHGSSTHRPSNETRTDFSWDGINLSMEDTTSILPRLKRHSNAYGIGALAKSSVKGVSRTMKDHVTKPTALGSGRVAHMIEWQSWGQPPPPTNESTRMDSDAYSDLSDGEKEARFLAGVMQQFAISEATLMAWSSMDGEEESVNSNQERQSETYQELLENQDNLAQTHSDCWPHSYVSQGLYCLGSSEAWASSEQSLTVSPAPTGGVITNPGPEGEEKQLEDICEISHKLIQSKISPSEDDDALCHDLQSLSPTRECDSPPQSRKVSDVATSGVQSGEEEEEREMEN